The Crocosphaera subtropica ATCC 51142 genome includes a window with the following:
- a CDS encoding PAS domain S-box protein, with protein MIILLVLLVIIRRSLALKQLKTELAEEITKRKKREAKFRAIFHQTFELIGLLDLEGRLVEVNLTALNSMGLKVDEIRETLFWENPWWGDSSELQTQIKTAILEAKQGENIRFETTYLDSNGQNNNVDFSLKPVKDEAGDIVFLLFEGRDITTIKKVQKELRENQEELEAIFNVIPDLFFRVKADGTIIDYKSSANSLLYVSPEIFLQKPLTEILPPTVSKKVEKAIADTLKHNTLVSLEYSLQMSTGEEHYEARLVPYKEQQIIAIVRNMTQTKKAELDLKKSKTFLQTIIDYLPVALFVKDARPDKFGQVLLLNKYCEDIVGLNSSQVIGKTGHDLFPPEQANSYEQQDREVFAQGVPKKIPEELIDSYNKGRRTVRTVKVPLYDEDKNPEYLVCITEDITQEKKAEIELKKSNDLLQGITLAQSQFIADAPPNVLFNDLLETLLSLTDSEYSFIAEIGHSHQGEYSLEETHIKVRGKSYLKTHAFMNITWNEATREFYSENAPHAMEFHNLKTLFTAVMTTGKPVIANHPNRDSIGRDLPKGHRFLDAFLGLPFYHNQQLVGIVGVANSQESYNYDLVEYLQPFLTTCANLIKAYRNDASRKQAEQEKEASENKLQALLTYSSDIVSIFDREGQLIYNSPAAEKIHGFSLEEMQDIKTFYLIHPDDRTRVGKTFSYLLHHPQETITVQYRYQTKRNEYVWMETVASNQLHNPNIQGIVANSRDISERKQAEEALRESEQKFRQLAENIHEVFWMIELSKTDPTYHKSLYVSPACKDIWGYNPEDIYKNPTQWIEAIHPEDRQQIKKNLLQKLLQGGFDYHYRIIWPDGTLHWIRDRGFPVKNQSGDLVRVTGLAEDITEQKQREQEIKRLNEQLEQQNQELEERVAQRTAELEMLLNTLPDFVFVVERNTMKLLFCNQVFAQGIGFDSHQQIQGTSIFECFSPEMADYFVQQNQQVFNSGETLHLEEIIALPNGDRYFDTYKVPLQNLQGEIYALLGTSRDMTELVRTKQVLMERTTQLEVTNQELDSFCYSVSHDLRAPLRHIHGFVNALKQRLVDTDAKEDPKVIHYLEVIEKSSEKMGHLIDGLLTLSRVGRRELVFYDVNINAVVETAISMVSSGEDQIKFEIGQLPTVPGDMALLQQVFINLLQNSIKFSRERNPIKIEINCLEDGTIFVADNGVGFDMKYADQLFGAFQRLHSQKDFEGTGIGLSIVQRIIHRHGGQIWAESVVGEGATFYLKLTDILHQNK; from the coding sequence ATGATCATCCTACTTGTCCTCTTGGTAATTATTAGGCGATCGCTTGCCTTAAAACAGCTTAAAACTGAACTAGCAGAAGAAATCACAAAACGCAAAAAAAGAGAAGCAAAATTTAGAGCTATTTTTCATCAAACCTTTGAACTTATCGGCTTATTAGATTTAGAAGGAAGATTAGTCGAAGTTAATCTAACGGCTTTAAATTCTATGGGTTTGAAAGTAGATGAAATTAGGGAGACACTTTTTTGGGAAAATCCTTGGTGGGGAGATTCATCTGAATTACAAACACAAATAAAAACAGCTATTCTAGAAGCAAAACAAGGGGAAAATATTCGGTTTGAAACCACATATCTTGATAGTAATGGTCAAAACAATAATGTTGATTTTTCTCTAAAACCTGTAAAAGACGAAGCAGGAGATATTGTTTTTTTACTCTTTGAGGGAAGAGATATTACAACAATCAAAAAAGTTCAAAAAGAGTTAAGAGAAAATCAAGAAGAATTGGAAGCTATTTTTAATGTTATTCCTGACTTATTTTTTCGAGTAAAAGCTGATGGCACTATTATAGACTATAAAAGTTCAGCCAATTCTCTTCTTTATGTTTCTCCAGAAATTTTCTTACAAAAACCTCTCACAGAAATTTTACCTCCTACGGTCAGCAAAAAAGTAGAAAAAGCCATAGCTGATACCCTTAAACACAATACTTTGGTTTCCCTAGAATATAGTTTACAGATGTCCACAGGAGAAGAACATTATGAAGCGAGATTAGTACCTTATAAAGAACAGCAAATTATTGCCATTGTTCGTAACATGACTCAAACTAAAAAAGCAGAATTAGACTTAAAAAAATCTAAAACTTTTTTACAAACGATTATTGATTATTTACCTGTTGCTCTATTTGTGAAAGATGCTAGACCCGATAAATTTGGTCAAGTTTTACTACTTAATAAATATTGTGAAGATATTGTCGGACTGAATTCTTCTCAAGTTATTGGAAAAACAGGTCATGATTTATTTCCTCCAGAACAAGCCAATTCTTATGAACAACAAGACCGAGAAGTGTTTGCCCAAGGAGTTCCTAAAAAGATTCCTGAAGAATTGATCGATAGCTATAATAAAGGCAGAAGAACCGTTCGCACTGTCAAAGTTCCCCTGTATGATGAGGATAAAAACCCTGAATATTTAGTTTGTATTACGGAAGACATTACCCAAGAAAAAAAAGCAGAAATTGAACTCAAGAAAAGTAACGATCTTTTACAAGGAATTACCCTAGCACAATCGCAATTTATTGCCGATGCACCTCCTAATGTTTTATTTAATGACTTATTAGAAACTCTTTTAAGCCTAACCGATAGTGAATATAGCTTTATTGCAGAAATAGGTCATAGTCATCAAGGGGAATATTCTCTAGAAGAAACTCATATAAAAGTAAGAGGAAAATCTTATCTCAAAACCCATGCGTTCATGAATATTACCTGGAATGAAGCCACGAGAGAATTTTACAGTGAAAATGCGCCCCATGCTATGGAATTTCATAATTTAAAGACTCTCTTCACAGCAGTCATGACCACAGGAAAACCGGTCATTGCTAATCATCCTAACAGGGATTCCATAGGAAGAGATTTACCTAAAGGTCATCGGTTTCTGGATGCTTTTTTAGGACTTCCTTTTTACCATAATCAGCAGTTAGTGGGAATCGTTGGAGTGGCTAATTCTCAAGAGAGTTATAACTACGATTTAGTGGAATACTTACAACCCTTTTTAACCACTTGTGCCAACTTAATTAAAGCCTATCGTAATGATGCGAGTCGGAAACAAGCAGAACAAGAAAAAGAAGCCAGTGAAAATAAATTACAAGCCTTATTAACCTATTCCTCTGATATTGTTTCAATTTTCGATAGAGAAGGACAGCTAATCTATAATTCTCCTGCTGCTGAGAAAATTCATGGTTTTTCTCTTGAAGAAATGCAAGATATAAAGACCTTTTATTTAATTCATCCGGATGATCGTACCAGGGTAGGCAAAACTTTTTCTTATCTACTCCATCATCCTCAAGAAACCATTACGGTTCAGTATCGATATCAAACGAAAAGGAATGAATATGTTTGGATGGAAACCGTAGCCAGTAACCAACTTCATAATCCTAATATACAAGGAATTGTAGCCAATTCTAGAGACATTAGCGAACGAAAACAGGCAGAAGAAGCTTTAAGAGAAAGTGAACAAAAATTTCGTCAACTGGCAGAAAATATCCATGAAGTTTTTTGGATGATTGAGCTTTCTAAGACCGATCCCACTTATCATAAAAGTCTCTATGTCAGTCCTGCCTGTAAAGATATTTGGGGCTACAATCCAGAGGATATCTACAAAAATCCGACACAATGGATAGAAGCCATTCACCCTGAAGATCGCCAACAAATTAAAAAGAATTTATTGCAAAAATTACTTCAAGGAGGATTTGACTATCACTATCGCATTATTTGGCCCGATGGAACCCTACACTGGATTAGAGATCGGGGGTTTCCAGTGAAAAATCAATCAGGGGACTTAGTTCGTGTCACGGGATTAGCAGAAGATATTACCGAACAAAAACAGAGAGAACAAGAGATCAAACGATTAAATGAACAATTAGAACAGCAAAATCAGGAATTAGAGGAAAGGGTAGCCCAACGCACCGCAGAACTCGAAATGCTGTTGAATACCCTTCCTGACTTCGTGTTTGTGGTGGAACGAAACACCATGAAACTGTTATTTTGTAACCAAGTTTTTGCTCAAGGGATCGGCTTTGATAGCCATCAGCAAATACAAGGTACAAGTATTTTCGAGTGTTTTAGCCCTGAAATGGCGGATTATTTTGTTCAACAAAACCAACAAGTATTTAACTCAGGGGAAACCCTCCATCTTGAAGAAATCATTGCTTTACCAAACGGTGATCGCTATTTTGATACCTATAAAGTCCCTCTCCAAAATCTCCAAGGAGAGATTTATGCCCTTCTCGGAACCTCCCGTGACATGACAGAGTTGGTTAGGACAAAACAAGTGTTGATGGAACGAACCACCCAACTAGAAGTCACTAATCAAGAATTGGACTCTTTTTGTTACTCGGTTTCCCATGATCTGCGTGCGCCGTTACGCCATATTCATGGTTTTGTGAATGCTTTAAAACAAAGACTTGTAGACACTGATGCCAAAGAAGATCCCAAAGTCATTCATTATTTAGAGGTGATCGAAAAAAGTAGTGAAAAGATGGGTCATTTAATTGATGGGTTACTTACTTTGTCACGAGTAGGCCGACGGGAGTTAGTTTTTTACGATGTTAATATCAATGCTGTGGTGGAAACTGCTATTAGTATGGTTTCTTCCGGGGAGGATCAGATCAAATTTGAGATCGGACAATTACCCACCGTCCCAGGTGATATGGCTTTATTACAACAAGTGTTTATTAATTTATTACAAAATAGTATCAAGTTTAGTCGGGAACGGAATCCCATTAAAATCGAAATTAACTGTTTAGAGGATGGCACTATTTTTGTGGCTGATAATGGGGTTGGTTTTGATATGAAATATGCCGATCAGCTATTCGGGGCGTTTCAACGCTTACACTCTCAAAAAGACTTTGAGGGGACAGGAATTGGCCTTTCCATTGTTCAGCGTATTATTCATCGTCATGGCGGTCAAATTTGGGCTGAAAGTGTTGTGGGAGAAGGGGCAACGTTTTACCTTAAATTGACTGACATCTTGCACCAGAACAAATAA
- a CDS encoding response regulator, with product MIRGNTTRMLLVEDDPNDIELIQLALENYHFVNQIDIVEDGEQALEYLFGQGDEQPRRQLPRLILLDLKLPKINGIQVLEAIRRDPRTKNIVVVVMTSSAEDSDLQACYNLGVNSYITKPFDFQQFIEIARQVGFYWMMLNQPPLE from the coding sequence ATGATAAGAGGAAATACCACTCGAATGCTACTGGTAGAAGACGACCCTAATGATATCGAATTAATTCAATTAGCTCTAGAAAATTATCACTTTGTCAATCAAATCGATATTGTAGAAGACGGAGAACAAGCCCTAGAATACTTATTTGGCCAAGGAGATGAGCAGCCAAGACGACAATTACCAAGATTAATTTTATTAGATTTAAAATTACCTAAAATTAATGGAATTCAGGTTTTAGAAGCAATTCGCCGTGATCCCCGTACCAAAAATATAGTGGTTGTGGTGATGACCTCATCGGCAGAAGACAGCGACTTACAAGCTTGTTATAATCTAGGAGTTAATAGTTACATTACAAAACCCTTTGACTTTCAACAATTCATAGAAATCGCCAGACAAGTCGGTTTTTATTGGATGATGTTAAATCAACCTCCTCTCGAATAG